From the Streptomyces sp. SN-593 genome, the window CCCGCGCGGCCACTGCGACGCGCGCCCTCAGCGTAGGGCCCGACCCGGGACGCCCCGCCCCGGGGTGCCCCCTCGGATGCCCACTGACCAGGAAGATCCGCTCGCGGCGGCGGATTCGGTGTGCGAGGGCGCGGATCGCGCCGCCCCGGCGCCTGGGCACCCGGGCACCCGGGCACCCGGGCACCCGAAACCCTCCCGCCCCGTGTACCGGGAGCCGTGCGGCCGTCGGACAGGTGACGGTCAGGGGCGGTCGCCGGCGTCCCGCCACACCCCGTCGCGCATGATGAGCCTGCCACGCAGCTCCGGCTCGCCCCGCCAGGCCCGCACGGTCTCCGGCAGGACGCGCACGTACACGAAGGAGCCCTCCTCCGCCCGGGGGTCCCACCCGAACTTGGCGGCGAACGCGTCCGCCGCCTCGTCGGGAACCTCCCGGTCGGGGTGGCACTCCGCGTCGCCCTGGAGCATCACCACGTCGAAGGTGTCCGCCAGCGCCAGGCGCACCCGCGGGTCGGCGCGCAGATTCCGCACGGTCGCGGAGGCGGCGCCGGTGCACACCCACACCGCGTGCCCGTCCCACAGGAACCACAGCGGTACCTGGTGCGGCCCGTGCTCGGGGTGCGCCGTCGCCACCCACATGTCCCGCTCGGCGCGGAGCCGTTGCAGCGTGTCGCGCCTGCGCACCGCCGCCGAACGGCGCGCGTCCCCCGTGCTCCCCATGATCCCGACCCTAGCGAGCCCCCCACCCGGGCACATGGGCCGAGCGACCTACGCCCCCGGACCGACGGGCGCCTCGGCGGCCGCGCCCGCCCCCGGCACGGGGTCCCACCGGACCGGCACCCGGGTGCCAACGATCCGGCCGACGCCGACGTCACAGCGGGGTGGTGGACGTCCAGCGTTTGCGTTCCAGCGCGACGAGGGGGCAGTTGAGGAGGCCACCAAGGCCCGGCAGCTCATCTCCCGCGAGTTCCTCACCCGTACCTACGAGGAGGAGGGCACCCCGACGGGCACCGAACCGTCCACCACCCGCCCGCGACAGGTCGTCGTGAGAGGGACGGCGAGAGCCCGCAGGCGAGCTGCCACGGTGTCCGGGCCCATGGTGGCCAAGGCCCACAGAGCACTGAGGCGGCGGCCGGAAGACCAGATGCCGGTGGTGGGCGGCCGGAACGAGGCCACGGCGATGTTCTGAACCGTGAACGGGGCGGGGTCGAGATAGGCCATCCCACCGGTCCCGCACAAGTACGCGCGGGCGCCGGTCGCCGCGGACAAGTCCGCGAGCCTGACGCAGCGGCCCGGCCGGGCCGGCAGGCGGCTGCTGGTGAGGACCTGGCCCTTCCAGCCCAGCAGGTCCAGCAGGACACGGGTGGATGTCTCGGCAACCGTCGCTGTCTTGCCGGTGTCGAATGCGTCCAGCACCGGATGCAGGGCATCGGCGAGGGCGGGCCAGTGAGGGCTGGCCCCGTAGCGCTGCCGCAACATCCCCGCGGTCCGTCGACGGGCCAGGTCCGGGTCGTCGATCACGGCGTCGCGGATGAGGGTGTGCCGTCCGCTCGGCAGGCGGGTCGCGATGGTAAGCCACCGCAGAGCGGCCGGGTCGTCGAGGTTCGCGAGGCGGGCACGGTGCTGGTAGTCGCGGCGGGTGAACTGGACGTCGTCCAGGGCGATCCAGTAGTCCGCCGCGAACAACTTGGCCAGCGTGGTCAGCCGGGGCAGGAGATTCGGCTGGTGGATGGCGCACAACCCGCCCGGCTCGGGCAGGTCAGGAGTTGATGAGGCGACTGGTGAAGCCGTCGCGGATGAGGCAGTCGTACGCTGCATGCACGTCCTCCGGGACCTCCTGCTCGATGGCGAATCCGAGCTTGGGATACTCGATGATCCGCTGGAGGTCGCCGACGAGCATGTCCAGGACGAGTTTCTCGTCGCCGATGGACTTCAGATAGTCGTCGAGCTCCAGCGGCTCCGACGCGCAGAGGATCTCGACGTCGGGCCACAGCTTGCGGGCGGTCGCGAACGACCGCCTTTCCATGTAGGGCTTGGAGACCAGCAGAACCGACGCCGGGCTGATGCCTGCGGCGACGAGGACCGCACGCGAGAGGGTGATGTTCTGCCCGGTATTGCCCGCGTTCGGTTCCAGCAGGATCGCCTCGGCGGGGACGCCGAGGTCGATGGCGTGCTCACGGAAGTGGACGGCCTCTCCGCGCGGGAAGACCTTGGCTGTGGTGGGACTGTTGCCGCCGGTGAACACCAGGGTCGGGAAGAGCCCGGAGCGGTACAGCTCGGCGGAGTGGGCCGCGACGCCGAGATCGTGGCTGCCCAGCCCGATCGCCACGTCGACGGGCCGCAGCTCGTGATGCATCCGGTGGTGGTTCCAGATCAGCTCGGCCTGGCACCACTGGTCCTCGGTGATGCCCTGCTGGTCGTTGCTCACGCATTTCTCCCTGATCGCCGTTGCCGGGGGCCTGCCGCCCCCGCGCCCGTGGCCCTGACCCCCTCGATACTGCGCAGTTGGTGCACAAGTCCGTACTGCGCGGCGACCTTGGCAGCCTGGTCGAGGACGAGGAGTCCATCCTCCCGGGTCGCCGCATCGGAGAGCAGGATGTGGCCATGAGCGGTGTCCAGGCGCACGCGTTGCATAGGTGAGTCGGTCGTCCCGCTGTTGCGGGCGATGTCGATGAAGTGCAGGGCCTGGCTGAGGTCGCCGGCGCCGCGGCGGGCGAGGGCGAGTTTCTGGTGGGCCACCGACCAGTCATCCGGTTCGGTGAGGCCCTCGAAGTCTCGGGTCGCCGCCTGCATGACGCGGGTCGCATGATCGTGTTGGCCGTCCTTGCTCAGCGCGGTCCCCACCCACAGCCTCGCGCGGGCACGGTCGCGGCGGGAAAGCCGGTCATCGACGGCGAGAGTCTCGTAGTTGCGGGCGGCGATCTCCAGTTTCCCGGACATCTCGGTGACGACCGCGAGGGACAGGTCGAGCTGAGCGACGCGGCGGGGGATGTCGAGCTGGATGAAGGCAGCTCGGGCACCGGCATAGGAGTGCTGGGCGGACAGCGGACCCAGGACCATGCCCTGGTCGCGCTTGAGGTCGCCGAGCAGGGCGGTGGAACGGGCGAAGAGATACAGGCCCTTCTCGTCCAGCTCGGGGGCCTCGAATCGGCTCAGCCACCGGGTGAGGAGGTTGTCGGCGAAGGCGAAGTTCTGCCGGGAAAGGGCGACCACGACGCGGTCGAGGTCGTCGGCCCAGGACTCATACTCCCAGGCCCGGGGGCAGTACGCGCTGACGCGGCCTCGGCTGGTGGTCTGCACCTGGCTGGCCATCTCGGACAGGAGTGTTTCGAACCGCAGGTGGACAGCGGCGTCCGCGCGGCCGAGGGCGGTGTCGAGGATGGCCTGGGTGTCGGGTCTGGGCTCGGTGCCGGCGAGTTTGCCCTCCCACTTGGACACGGTCGCGACTGCCAGGCCGAGTTGCTGGGCGAAGGCCCGCACGCTCAGTCGCAGGGCGAGCCGCAGGGCCCTGGCCTCCAGGCCGGTCCACTGATGCACGGTCGCCACACGTCGCTCCCTTCCACCGGTCATCGAAGCAGATCCGTGCAGCTGGCGGGACGGAAGTGGAACAAAAGTGGAACAGCTGGTTATTGGCCGCGAGTCGGCCGGACGCCATGATCAGAGCGTCACCACTTGTCGAGTCGCTCGGGCGGTGCTGAACATGGAATCCCTCACGCAGCACAGCGCGGTCAGCGGCCCGGTCGTTTACGGCTTCGTGCGGCCGGTACGGGTCTCCCCAGTGCGGCAGGACGCGCTGGTCGCCTCGCTCGCGGAGTACTGCCGTACCCACGAAATGCATGTGTCCGGCGCCTTCACCGACCGCGACGCGTCCGCCGGGCCCGTCTCAGCGGCGTTCACCAGGCTACTGGCCGTGCTCGTGCTGCCGGACATCTACGGCGTCACCGCCCCGGCCATCTCGCACCTGGGACCCAAGGCCACAGCCGCTGAGCGCGGGCGGCGCATCGAGGCGGTCGCCCGGGCATGGTCAAGGCCGACGCCTACCTGGACGCAGCCCTTGCCGCCGACCGGCTGCCGTTCGGACCCGCCCTACCCGCTGAACCCGCATCTCCTCGCACAGCCCCCGGACGGAACGGATGAGAGGGACTGCCATGGAAAATTTCGAACGCGCCCGGCTGGACGCTTACTTCGCCCGGATCGCCGCCCAGTTCACCCCGGGTGAGCAGGCGTCGTCGTTCCTCATCACGCACCTGCTGGCCGAACGTCCTGCGTTCGTCCGCGCGGTCGCCACGATGACCCGGCTCACCGCAGTGCTGCCCAAGCCGAAGTCTGTCCACCCGGACGCGAAGCGCGAGGTCGAGCAGACGCACATGGTCGACGCCCTCACCCGCGAAATGTTCGACCGGGCCGACGGCGCTCTGGACTACCTCGAATCCCGTGCCGCCGGCCAGACGGTCGCCCTGCTGGACGTCGGCGGCTACTTCGCCCCCAGCCTCGCCGACGTCCACAACCGCTTCACCGGCCACCTCGCCGGGGTGATCGAGGACACCGAGAACGGGCACCGCCGCTACCAGGACCTCGACAAACTGCCCTGCCCCGTCATCTCCGTCGCCCGATCCCCCCTGAAGGACCCCGAGGACTTCCTCGTCGGCCAGTCCGTCGTCTTCTCCACCGAGGCCGTCATGCGCGATCGCGGCGACATCCTCCACGGCCGTCCGGCCCTGGTGATCGGCTTCGGCAAACTCGGCTCGTCGATCGCCCGCCTCCTGCACGCCAAGGGCGTCCAGGTCACCGTCTTCGACATCGACCCGGTCCGCCGCACCCAGGCCCTCTCCCAGGGCTTCACCGTCGCCCGCGACCGTGAAGCCGCGCTGCCAGGGGCCGGCTTGGTGCTCTGCGCGACCGGTGCTGCCTCCCTGGGCGGCGAGGACTTCTCCCACCTGCGTAACGGCGCCTACGTCGCCACCGTCACCAGCAGCGAGGACGAACTCGACCTCGCCGGGCTCCCCCACGTCTACACCCGCAGCCAGGTCGGCGACCACGTCACCCGCTACCAGACCACCGGCCACTACTTCTATCTGGTGAACGGCGGCAACGCCGTCAACTTCATCCACGGCGCCAGCGTTGGACCTTTCATCTTCCTGGTCCAGGCCGAGATCCTCGCCGCGATCAGAATGCTCACTCGCGGCGACCTCGCCCCCGGTCTCCATGAGGTCCCCGCACACGACCGCGAAGCCATCGCGGCGACCTGGCTTTCCTACTTCAACAGGTGATCACCATGACCATCACGGCCAACCACATCCGCACCACCATCGCCGCCTACCTCGACGAACACCCCGAGGACAAGCGCGAACTCAGTGTCGTCCTCGGTCGCCTCGACGGCGACGACGACCTCACCAACCGCAAGACGCTGCCCAGCCACGTCACCGCAGGAGCCATCCTCGTCGGCCCTGACGGCCGTGTCCTGCACATCCTCCACAACGTGACCCAGAAGTGGCTGCTGCCCGGCGGTCACCTGGAGCCCTCGGACGAGACGCTCCTCCAGGCCGCCGCCCGCGAACTCGCTGAGGAGACCGGCATCCCGCCCCACGTCGTCGTCCCGCACGGCGAGACGCCGCTCCACATCGACATCCACCCCATCGAGGCCAACCCCGCCAAGGGCGAGCCCGCCCACCGGCACGTCGACTTCCGCTTCCTCTTCCGCACCACTGCCGACATCGGCGAACTCCAGGCCGAAGAAGTCTCCGGCGCTGCCTGGCGAACGGTCAACACCCTGCACGACGAGAGGTTGGGGCAGCGCGTCGCCCAGGCACTGGGTTGACCCCGAGACCGGGCCCCCTGCGCCCGCGATCCCCGACGCTCGGGGGCGGCCTCCAAGCCCGTCCAGTGACAGGCCATTAAGAGTGATCTGGCCATCGCCGCACGGAACCGGGCTCTGGCCCTGATGGGAGGTGTGTTCCCCCGAGCCCACCCGCCAAGCCATCGCTTCGCTTCGCACACCCCCTGACTACCGGCGACGCGGCATATCCGGGGTGTTCGAACACCCCGACGCGCGGAAGAATACTGGCCAAGCACGCATCAACAGGCCGATGAAGGAAACCGCACGCGAGTGGGAGGAGGAGACCGGCCCGACCGTGGAGCCCGAGGCGCTGGAGTCGCCCAGACCATCCATGGCGCATGGGGTGTCGATGACTTCGTGGTCACGACCGGCAGCGCGTTGCAACCGTACCTCACCGGTGATCCCGGACGGCTGGCGGCAGTGGGCGGGAAGAAGGGGGTTGGGGTGGGGGCGGACGGAGCGCGTGGCTGGGGCTGCTTGCTGGGGTGGCGGGTGCTCGCGGTCGGACCGTCGGAGTGCCGTGTCCGGACTGCGGCGCCGCGCGGGTCGGGGTGCGGTACATCGTGGATCCAGACAGCCGTGTCGGTTACGGACTGCTGTGGTGCGGGGCGTGCCTGTGCGGCATCACGGTCTCGCGGGTCCGCGCGCCGGACGGGGCGCCGACGCGGGCCCTCAGTGACCCGGAGGCGAGCGCCGGGGTGCCGGACTTCGTCCGGGTCGACTGACCCGGTGGCAGGAGGCGGGTGGGCCCGGGCAGAGGGGGTTCGGGATGACCGTCACCGCGTGGGACCAGATCGTGTGGCTCGGTGAGCCGGGCGGGCCGAGTTGGCGGCTGCCGGCCTGACCCACCCGCGGGACTTCCCGACCGGCACCGCCACCGCTTCGGGAATCGGGCCGCCCCGCTTCCGCCGCGCACCCGGGGGCGTCAGGCGGGGTCGGCGAGGAGGGTGGTGAGGGCGCGGGCGAAGAGCGGGCGGGCGGTCAGCGCGGTGGGACGGGAGAAGAGCGCGTCCGGCAGGCCCCGGACACGGAGGTCCTCGCGCCAGCGGACCCGGGAGCCGGCGGTGTCGGGGAGGGGGCGCACCTCGATCTCGGCCCAGCCGAGGACCACCCGGCCGGTCTTGACCAGCCGGCACCGCGCGTACCCGTCGGGGCCCGGCGGCTGCCACTCCTCGACCCGCATGGGATCGGCGAAGCCCACGCCGCCGATGCCCGTGCGCGCCACGAACGCCGTGCCGACCCCCGAGGGCGGCGGGGTCAGCACCTCGATCCGGGTCAGGGGCACCGTGGCGGTGTGCCGTTCCCACGTGGTCAGGCGCCGCCATGCCTCGGCCGGCGGTAGGGCGGTGGTGCGTTCGACGAGGAAGAGGGCCACCCGGCGAGCGTAGGCCTTGCCGGTGCCGGCAGCCCGTCGTACACGCCCCGTACCCCCCTCACGCCGGGAGCGCGTCACCCATGCCGCGGCGGCGTCACCAAGCCGACGGGCGGTAGTCCTTCAGGAAGCAGCCGTACAGGTCCTCGCCCTGCTCCCCCCGCACCACCGGGTCGTACACGCGCGCGGCGCCGTCGACCAGGTCCAGCGGGGCGTGGAAGCCCTCGGCGGCGAGCCGCACCTTGTCGGGGTGCGGCCGCTCGTCGGTGATCCAGCCGGTGTCGACCGCCGTCATGAGGATGCCGTCGGTCTCCAGCATCTCCTGCGCGCTGGTGCGGGTGAGCATGTTGAGCGCGGCCTTGGCCATGTTGGTGTGCGGGTGGCCGGGCCCCTTGTAGCCGCGGCTGAACTGCCCCTCCATGGCGGACACGTTGACGACGTACTTGCGCCGGGCCGCGGCCGCGGCCATCGACGGCCGCAGCCGGCTGATCAGGACGAACGGCGCGGTGACGTTGCACAGTTGGACTTCGAGCAGCTCCACCGGATCGACCTCCCCGACGGTCTGCACCCACGTGTTGCTCGCGTCGAGGTCGGGTACGAGGCCGCCGGCGTCGATCGCGGTGCCCGCCTCGATCCGGGCGAGCGAGGCCGACCCGCTGACCAGGGCGAGGCCGGTGACGTCGTCCGGGGTGAGGAGTTCACCGCGCGGTGAGGGCAGCGCGGCCGCGGTCTGGGCGCCCGACCCGAACGCGCCGATCACCTCGGCGGCGGGCAGCTCACCCGCGGGCAGCGGCGCGCCCTCGGCGGCGACCAGTTCGCTGTAGGCGCGCGGCGAGCGGCGCACCGTCTGGGCCGCGTTGTTGATGAGGATGTCCAGCGGTCCGGCGGCCGCCACGGAGTCGGCGAGCGCGACCACCTGCGCCGGGTCGCGCAGGTCGATGCCCACGATCTTCAGCCGGTGCAGCCAGTCCGCGCTGTCCGGCATCGCCTTGAAGCGGCGAATCGCGTCGTTGGGGAAACGCGTGGTGATCGTGGTGTGGGCGCCGTCGCGCAGCAGCCGCAGCGCGATGTACATGCCGATCTTGGCGCGGCCGCCGGTGAGCAGCGCGCGCCGCCCGGTCAGGTCGGTGCGGGCGTCGCGCCGGGCCCGGTTCTCGGCCGCGCACGGCGGGCACAACTGGTGGTAGAACGCGTCGACCTCGACGTAGCGGGTCTTGCAGACGTAGCAGGAGCGCGGCCGCTCCAGGATGCCGGCGAGTTCGGTGGTCACGGAGGTGCTGA encodes:
- a CDS encoding pyridoxamine 5'-phosphate oxidase family protein → MGSTGDARRSAAVRRRDTLQRLRAERDMWVATAHPEHGPHQVPLWFLWDGHAVWVCTGAASATVRNLRADPRVRLALADTFDVVMLQGDAECHPDREVPDEAADAFAAKFGWDPRAEEGSFVYVRVLPETVRAWRGEPELRGRLIMRDGVWRDAGDRP
- a CDS encoding WbqC family protein; translation: MCAIHQPNLLPRLTTLAKLFAADYWIALDDVQFTRRDYQHRARLANLDDPAALRWLTIATRLPSGRHTLIRDAVIDDPDLARRRTAGMLRQRYGASPHWPALADALHPVLDAFDTGKTATVAETSTRVLLDLLGWKGQVLTSSRLPARPGRCVRLADLSAATGARAYLCGTGGMAYLDPAPFTVQNIAVASFRPPTTGIWSSGRRLSALWALATMGPDTVAARLRALAVPLTTTCRGRVVDGSVPVGVPSSS
- a CDS encoding YdcF family protein, giving the protein MSNDQQGITEDQWCQAELIWNHHRMHHELRPVDVAIGLGSHDLGVAAHSAELYRSGLFPTLVFTGGNSPTTAKVFPRGEAVHFREHAIDLGVPAEAILLEPNAGNTGQNITLSRAVLVAAGISPASVLLVSKPYMERRSFATARKLWPDVEILCASEPLELDDYLKSIGDEKLVLDMLVGDLQRIIEYPKLGFAIEQEVPEDVHAAYDCLIRDGFTSRLINS
- a CDS encoding adenosylhomocysteinase, producing the protein MENFERARLDAYFARIAAQFTPGEQASSFLITHLLAERPAFVRAVATMTRLTAVLPKPKSVHPDAKREVEQTHMVDALTREMFDRADGALDYLESRAAGQTVALLDVGGYFAPSLADVHNRFTGHLAGVIEDTENGHRRYQDLDKLPCPVISVARSPLKDPEDFLVGQSVVFSTEAVMRDRGDILHGRPALVIGFGKLGSSIARLLHAKGVQVTVFDIDPVRRTQALSQGFTVARDREAALPGAGLVLCATGAASLGGEDFSHLRNGAYVATVTSSEDELDLAGLPHVYTRSQVGDHVTRYQTTGHYFYLVNGGNAVNFIHGASVGPFIFLVQAEILAAIRMLTRGDLAPGLHEVPAHDREAIAATWLSYFNR
- a CDS encoding NUDIX hydrolase, with protein sequence MTITANHIRTTIAAYLDEHPEDKRELSVVLGRLDGDDDLTNRKTLPSHVTAGAILVGPDGRVLHILHNVTQKWLLPGGHLEPSDETLLQAAARELAEETGIPPHVVVPHGETPLHIDIHPIEANPAKGEPAHRHVDFRFLFRTTADIGELQAEEVSGAAWRTVNTLHDERLGQRVAQALG
- a CDS encoding SRPBCC family protein — translated: MALFLVERTTALPPAEAWRRLTTWERHTATVPLTRIEVLTPPPSGVGTAFVARTGIGGVGFADPMRVEEWQPPGPDGYARCRLVKTGRVVLGWAEIEVRPLPDTAGSRVRWREDLRVRGLPDALFSRPTALTARPLFARALTTLLADPA
- a CDS encoding SDR family oxidoreductase, with the protein product MGAVPGSGEPPEAPGIDPDRLALCLAVLAELDDLPIDHPDAVAVRRATAGIYRTVKQRRRQERRAAKTANDKSVTEATATGAADRIDDETLGVQLSTSVTTELAGILERPRSCYVCKTRYVEVDAFYHQLCPPCAAENRARRDARTDLTGRRALLTGGRAKIGMYIALRLLRDGAHTTITTRFPNDAIRRFKAMPDSADWLHRLKIVGIDLRDPAQVVALADSVAAAGPLDILINNAAQTVRRSPRAYSELVAAEGAPLPAGELPAAEVIGAFGSGAQTAAALPSPRGELLTPDDVTGLALVSGSASLARIEAGTAIDAGGLVPDLDASNTWVQTVGEVDPVELLEVQLCNVTAPFVLISRLRPSMAAAAARRKYVVNVSAMEGQFSRGYKGPGHPHTNMAKAALNMLTRTSAQEMLETDGILMTAVDTGWITDERPHPDKVRLAAEGFHAPLDLVDGAARVYDPVVRGEQGEDLYGCFLKDYRPSAW